In the genome of Ancylomarina subtilis, one region contains:
- a CDS encoding aminotransferase class IV yields the protein MNSHQLCYNGTFYPETAALFTADNRAFRYGDSLFETIHCNGTQIQLFGEHMERLQLGMSHLRMEIPDNFSQTIETNIKSLITKNKSFLGTRIRLSVFRNSGGLYTPKTNRISFLIESSKLDSPYYYLNKKGLTIGLFDSYKKASNSMSGFKTGNSLPFILAGLHKDEMKWDDCLLLNERQNLVESVSSNLFIVKDGILYTPSLESGAMNGIMREQIIQIALNLGITVYDDCIMKPDQLMDADEIFLTNAIVGIRWVVAYEERRYFNRSSKILIEELNKKLFPSD from the coding sequence ATGAACTCACATCAACTTTGCTACAACGGGACATTCTATCCAGAAACTGCAGCTCTGTTCACAGCTGATAACAGAGCATTTCGTTATGGTGATTCATTGTTTGAAACCATCCATTGCAATGGCACACAGATTCAACTCTTCGGTGAACATATGGAACGTCTGCAACTGGGGATGTCGCATTTACGAATGGAAATACCCGATAATTTTTCGCAAACAATTGAAACGAATATCAAAAGTCTGATCACAAAAAATAAATCCTTTTTGGGCACGCGTATCCGCTTGAGTGTGTTTCGAAATTCAGGAGGTCTCTACACACCCAAAACCAATCGCATTTCATTTTTAATAGAGAGTTCAAAGTTAGATTCACCATACTATTATTTGAATAAAAAAGGATTGACAATTGGTCTATTCGATTCTTATAAAAAAGCATCCAATTCCATGTCTGGATTTAAAACGGGTAACTCACTCCCTTTTATTTTAGCAGGCTTGCACAAGGATGAGATGAAATGGGATGATTGCTTATTGCTAAATGAAAGACAAAATTTGGTCGAAAGCGTAAGCTCAAACCTGTTTATCGTTAAGGATGGAATTCTTTATACCCCCTCGCTTGAAAGTGGCGCCATGAATGGCATTATGAGGGAACAAATTATTCAGATAGCATTAAACCTGGGTATCACGGTCTATGATGACTGCATTATGAAACCCGATCAGTTAATGGACGCTGATGAAATTTTCTTAACCAATGCAATTGTCGGAATACGATGGGTCGTGGCCTATGAAGAAAGACGCTATTTTAATCGAAGTTCAAAAATATTAATTGAGGAATTGAATAAGAAGCTTTTTCCCAGTGACTAA
- a CDS encoding rhomboid family intramembrane serine protease yields the protein MTTLIIAITAIISITAFNKTEWLYRYQFNAYQILKRGQWYRIFTHGFLHANWNHLLVNMIVLFFFGKALENYFQYYLGTSTFYFIALYICSIIFSSLYDLKRYANDYNYNALGASGATSAIVFATIFFDPWQLLYFFFVIPIPGIVFGVLYLAYSYYMSKKQIDNIGHNSHFYGALFGFLFPILVKPELFSLFLQKLF from the coding sequence ATGACAACTTTAATTATAGCTATTACAGCAATTATTTCAATTACGGCTTTTAATAAAACTGAATGGCTTTACCGCTACCAGTTTAACGCCTATCAGATTTTAAAACGAGGCCAGTGGTACAGAATATTCACTCATGGATTTTTACACGCCAATTGGAATCACCTACTGGTGAATATGATTGTTCTATTTTTCTTTGGCAAAGCGCTGGAAAATTATTTTCAATACTATCTGGGAACAAGTACCTTTTATTTTATAGCCCTCTATATTTGCAGCATAATTTTCTCAAGTCTTTATGATTTAAAACGATATGCAAATGACTATAACTATAATGCCTTAGGTGCATCGGGTGCCACATCAGCCATCGTGTTTGCAACCATTTTCTTCGATCCATGGCAACTCCTATATTTCTTTTTTGTAATACCAATTCCAGGTATCGTATTTGGGGTTTTGTATCTCGCATATTCCTATTATATGAGTAAAAAACAAATAGATAACATTGGACATAATAGCCATTTTTACGGTGCTCTGTTTGGTTTTCTATTTCCTATTCTTGTAAAACCAGAATTATTCTCTTTATTTTTGCAGAAGTTATTTTAA
- a CDS encoding D-glycero-alpha-D-manno-heptose-1,7-bisphosphate 7-phosphatase, giving the protein MQKAIFLDRDGVINSDIGHYYIYKVKDFIINKGIVNSLKRFQEAGYMLFIVSNQGGVAKGIYSSDDVDQIHAHLKAKLLENDIRLQEIYYCPHHESVASCECRKPSPYMINQAIRKYNIDIKTSYLIGDSKRDIEAAEAVGIKGIKIEANEDISIYCDKILKGEI; this is encoded by the coding sequence ATGCAAAAGGCTATTTTTCTTGATCGTGATGGGGTCATCAATTCTGATATTGGACACTATTATATTTACAAAGTTAAGGACTTTATTATCAATAAAGGTATTGTGAATTCCCTCAAACGCTTTCAGGAAGCGGGTTATATGCTTTTCATAGTCAGTAATCAGGGGGGTGTTGCAAAGGGGATTTATTCCAGCGACGATGTTGATCAGATTCATGCTCACCTTAAAGCAAAGTTGCTGGAGAATGATATTCGTCTTCAAGAAATCTACTACTGTCCTCATCATGAAAGTGTAGCGAGCTGTGAATGCAGAAAACCAAGCCCCTACATGATTAATCAGGCAATCAGAAAATACAATATTGATATTAAGACATCCTATCTTATTGGTGACAGCAAACGCGATATTGAGGCTGCTGAAGCCGTAGGGATTAAGGGAATAAAAATAGAAGCAAACGAAGATATTTCAATCTATTGCGACAAAATACTAAAGGGAGAAATATAA